GGGATCTGGGTGTTGGCGTGGAGGCCGGGGAGATCGTCCTTGCCCGCCGCCAGCGGCGCGAGCACGCGCTGGTGATAAATGCGCTCTGCCAGCCGCCGCCAGCGCGGATTGCCGGTCAGCGCATAGGTTTCGGCATAGCTGTCGTTCAATCCGCCATGCTCGGCGGCGAGCAGCTTCTGCATCTGCGCGTCGTCGAGCCCTTCGAGGATCGTGGCGAGATAGCCCGCCATTGCCAGCATCACCGGCATCGCCTCGGTCACGTCGCCGAGCCGCACTGCGTCGATCAGCCCGGCATGGACCTTGTGCCAGGTGTAGAGCGGCACCCAGCCGCCATTGATGTCGAACCCGCCGGTGCGGATGTCGCCCCTGCGGATTTCCTCGAAGACGATCTTGCCGTCGACCGTCTTGCCGTCGCGCTCGACAGTGGTGCCGCCGACATAGCCGTCGCCCTGCGCCTTCTGGATCGCCGCCATCTCGGCGATGGTGTAGCGCAGGCGATCGCGCACTGCGGCGTCGCCGGTCTGGGCGAAGAGCAGCGCGAGGCCCGAGAGGTAGTGGCCGAGCGTGTGCCCGGCGATCCCGCGCGCTTCCCAGCCGCCATAGGTCTCGCCTTTGGTGGAGAGCCCGGCGCTGGCGTAGAAATTGTGGAGCAGCCGCTCGGGGGAGAGCGACAGCAGGTAGCGACGGTTGGTCTCGACCGCGTCGAGGAACACCGAAGGCTTGAGCCGTACCGCGCTGAGCGGCAGCGGCCGGACCTTGATCGGCGCTTCCTCGACCCGGACGGTGGCGAAAGCCGGGCCGGCGAGCGCGATGGCGCTCGCCGAACCCAGGAACAGCCGCCGCGTCAGCATCAGTCGACCGCGACCACGACGACCGACTTGGCCGGCAGGTCGAAGGTCAGCTTGCCGCCCTGGCTGCGTGCCGAATAGGGCGCGGGCATGATCGTGTTCGGCCGATCGAACGTATTGTGCGTGTCGATCGCCGGACCGGTCAGGATGCGGCCGCGGGCATTGCCGCTGAGGTTGGTCGTCACCCGCGCCGGCTTGTTCGGATCGGTGTTGGTCAGCGACAAATACAGCTTGCCGTCGGCGCCGCGCGCAGCGGAGACATCGATCATCGGCACCTTGAACCCGGCCTTTTCATAGCTCGGCCCCTTCACGTCCGCCGCATAGGGCGTGGCGCCCTGGAAAGGCTGGTACATGTCGAAGACGTGATAGGTCGGGGTCAGCACCATCCGGCCCTTGTCGGTGAGGATCATCGCCTGGAGGACGTTGATCATCTGTGCGATGTTGGCCATCTTCACGCGATCGGTGTGCCGGTGGAAGATGTTGAGCGTGAGCGCCGCGACTTCGGCGTCGCGCAGGCTGTTCTGCTGATAGAGGAAGCCCGGGACCGAGCCCGATTCCTGATCGTACCAGGTGCCCCATTCATCGACGTACAGCGCGACCTTCTTCTCGGGATCGTGCTTGTCCATCATCTCGACATGCTTGGAGATGAGCTCGTCCATGAAGATCGCGCGGCCGAGCGTGGAGGCCCATTCGTCTTCGTTGAAGCCGGTGGCGGCGCCCTTCTTGTCCCATTTGCCGGTGGGCAGCGTGTAGTAATGGACGCTGAGCGCGTTCATCCGATCGCGCGCCTGGCGCATCATCACGTCGGTGAAATTATAGTCGCTGGCATTGGCGCCGCTGGCGACCTTGACGATCTTGGGCTTGCCGGCGGGAGCGTTGACGAACTCCGCATAGCGGCGGTGGAGATCGGCCGAATATTCGGGACGCATGCTGCCGCCGCAGCCCCAGGTCTCGTTGCCGACGCCGAAATATTTGACGGCCCACGGCTTGTCGCGGCCGTTCTTCTTGCGCTCCTCGGCCAGCGTGCCCTGCTCGGCGGTCATGTACTCGACCCACTGGCTCATTTCGCGCGGGCCCATCGAGCCTATATTGCCGGCGACATAGGCGTCGGTGCCGAGCATCTCGGAATAGTTCATGAATTCGTGGGTGCCGAAGGCATTGTCCTCGGTCACGCCGCCCCAATGGCGGTTGATGCGGACCGGGCGCTTGGCCTTGGGGCCGATGCCGTCGCGCCAGTCATATTCGTCGGCGAAGCAGCCGCCGGGCCAGCGAACCACCGGCACCTTGATGTGCTTGAGCGCGGCGAGGACATCGTTGCGATAGCCGTTGGTGTTGGGGATCTTCGAGTCAGTGCCGACCCACAGCCCCTCATAGATGCCGCGGCCGAGATGCTCGGCGAACTGGCCGTAGATCGCCGGCTCGATCCTGGCGCCGGGCTTGGCGGTATCGACCGTGACGGTGACGCTGGCGGGTGCCTGCGCAAGCGCCGGCGCGGCCATCGTAATGACAGCCGCGGCCGAGACCAGGCCCTGTTTCCAGTGCTTCATGCAACTCTCCCCTTGGTGCCGGCCCGTTGGCCGAATCTTGATTTGTCTTATTAATCCGAGTCGGAACGCGACTCAAAGCGGAATTACGCTGGCCTCCCCGCCCGGCACGGTCTTGAGCGGATTGCGCAGCGGCAGCGTGAACGGCGCGGCGATGACTTCGAAGACATCGCCTTCCTCGGTCTTGATGCCGTCGGCGAACGACAGCGTCGCAGTGCCGAAGAAATGGACGTGAAGGTCGCCGGGGCGGCGGAAAAGCCCGTATTTGAAATGGTGATGCTCGAGATTGGCGATGGCGTGCGACATGTTCGCCTCGCCCGAGAGGAAGGGCTTCTCCCAGAGCGTTTCGCCGCCCCGGACGATCTTGCTGGTGCCGCGGACGTCGGCCGGAAGCTCGCCGACGAGCAGTTCGGCGCCGAGCGAGGCATGGCGCAGCTTCGAATGGGCGAGCCAGAGATAATTGCCACGCTCGGTGATATGGTCCGAGAATTCGTTGCCGAGCGCGAAGCCCAGGCGGCGCGGACGGCCTTCATCGTCGATGATATAGATGCCGGCGATCTCGGGCTCCTCGCTGCCGTCGAGCGCGAAATGCGGCGACGGGAGCGGCTCGCCGGGGCCGACCAGTGACGAACCGTCGCCCTTGTAGAACCATTCGGGCTGGACGCCGGGCTGGCCGTCGGTCGGCTTGCCGCCTTCGAGGCCCATGTTGAACATCCGCATCGAATCGGTGAGCGTGCCGCCGGCCGCGGCCTTGTGCATCTTGTCGCGCCCCTCGGCCGAGCCGAGATGGGTGAGCCCGGTGCCGGTGACGTAGCAATGCGCGGCATCGGGATGGTCGATCGGGCCGAGCAGCCGGCCCTCGGCTTCCGCCGCCGTCAGGTCCACCGCCTCGCCTGCCCGCGCACGCGCCGCGCTCTCCAGCGATGCACCCTCGCGGAGCGCGGCGAGCGCCAGTTCGTACGTGGTGGACACGCCGTTCAGCCGAACCGCGGCGCCGTCTTCGAGGAACGCCGCGACGCCCCGCTCGCCTGCCGAATTACGAAACTGCACGAGCCTGAACGCCATGATCTTGGGATCCTCTTCCGATTCGAATATTAGTCAGACTTATATGCGCTCCTCGGCGCAATCAATCCTTGCCACCCCGGCTAGCCGTCCAGCGCGCCACGTCAAGGGCGGGAGAAAAGACGTGTCTTCCTCGTCACTTGGCTCAGGACTGACACCGGTCACCACAAAGCGCTTGCACGATCTGGAAGCTTTCGTATTTTTGTCTGACTAATCACGACGCGTTTTCTTCAGAATGGGCCAACCCATCGGGGAGCGCGACAGGAGAGGGGAAAAGCAATGGCTCTGAAGCGCAGGATTCTCTGTTCGGCGTCGCTTGTCGCGCTGACGTCGCTGGCGGCGCCCGCCGCAGCACAAACCGACCCGGTCACATCGCAGGAAACCCAGGATACGCTCGACCAGCAGACCCAGGACGACATCGTCGTCACTGGCGTCCGCGCCAGCCTGATCGAAGGATTGCAGAACAAGCGCGACGCCACCCAGATCATCGAATCGGTGGTGGCCGAGGATGTCGGCAAGCTCCCCGACAACAATGTCGTCGAAGCGCTCCAGCGCGTTACCGGCATCCAGGTGACCAACCGCACCGGCGGTGAGGCTTCGGCGATCTCGATCCGTGGCCTCTCCGACATCACCACCACCTGGAACGGCCGCAACATCTTCACAGCCTCGGGCCGCCAGTTCGCGCTGGCGGACATCCCCGCCAACCTCGTCCGGCGGATCGACGTCTACAAGACCCGCGCCGCCGAGCAGATCGAGACTGGCATCGCCGGCCAAGTCGACGTGTTCACGCGCCGCCCGCTCGATTTCGACGGCTTCGCTTTCTCCGCCTCGGCGCGCGGCATCTACAACGAGCAGGCCGACACGTTTAATCCCAACGTGAGCGCACTGCTCAGCAACCGCTGGTCGACCGGCGCCGGCGATATCGGCGTGCTGGTCAATGTCAGCTACGCCAAGACCAAGTACCGCGACCAGAGCGTGACCGCGGGCGCGATGGTGCCCTTCGCCACCGCGACAGCCCCGCCCGCCGGCTGGACCCCGCTGGAGCGCATCCAGCCGACCGACGGGCGCGCGCCGGGTCAGCAGCTGTGGATCCCCGGCTTGCAGCCCGGCCTCCCGACTGCTCCCGGCTCGACGCTGGCGATCAACGGCGCGAACGTGCCCTATTATCTCTCGCGCGACGCGGTGTTCATGAGCGACCTCTATGGCGAGCGCGAGCGGCCGGCAGTCAACGCCGCGCTGCAATGGGCGCCCAACGAAAGCTCCGAATATACGTTCGAGTTTTTCTGGGACGGGTATCGCAACACGACGTTCAACAATTTGTTCTTCACCTTCGTCGACTGGTGGGGAAATCTCGGGCCCAACCCGGCGGGCAGCTTCACGCTCTTCCCCGACACCAACATCATGAAGACCCGCACGGTCGGCGCGCCGTTCGAATTCAACAGCGGCGATGCGACCAAGCAGCGCACCGACAGCTTCGTCTATGCGCTGAGCGGCAAGTGGAGCATCGGCGACCGCCTCAAGCTCGCCGCCGACGCGGCCTATCAGAAGAGCGAGTTCAACACCGAATTCCTGGCGATGCGCACCACCCGCGTGGCCAATTCGGTGTTCGTCGATTTTAACCAGGGCGGCGGCATCACTGCCTTCCAGTTCGACAACAATGTGCTGCTGCGCGATCCGGCGCAATGGACGGTCGGCGAGCTCTACGACAACGCCAATCGCAACAAGGGCAATGCCTGGACCGGCACGATCGACGGCGATTATGATGTCGGTGCGTTTCTCAAGACGATCAGTTTTGGCGTCCGGTATGACAAGCGCAATGCCAGCGAAGCTTCGCGCGCGCAGGACGCCCCGTCGCTCAATCGGCCCTTCGCTTCGCTCGATCCGGGCTTCCGTTTCTACAACAAGCCATTCTTCGACGGCCGTTCGAACGTGCCGCGCAGCTGGGTGGTCGCCAACGGCTATTATCTGTTCGACCATGCCGACGACGTGCGGTCGCTCTATCGCAGCACGGTCGACCCCGGCATCCAGACCAGCGACGCGCTGACGCTCAACGAGAATTTCAACATCGACGAGACGACCTGGGCGGCCTATCTCCAGGGCGATTTCGAGCTCGGGCCACTGCGGGTCCAGGCCGGCGTGCGCTACGTCAACGTCAAGACCGACATGAACTTCCTCGACGCGATCAGCGGCGCCGCGACGGGTGCCTCGGCGACCACCGACGAGTTCCTGCCGAGCGCGACGCTGCGCTACGACATCACCGACAATCTGCGGCTGCGCTTCAACTACGGCAAGACGCTGCGCCGCCCGAACTTCGTCGACCTCAACCCCAATCTCAACCTCACCGGCGACCTGACCAATGTCGGCTACGGCTCGGGCAGCGGCGGCAATCCCGACCTCGCCCCGACCCGCGCGACCAATTACGACGCCGCGCTGGAATGGTATTTCGAGAATGACAGCGCGATCTACGCCACGCTGTTCCGCCGCGAGATCGACGGGCTGGTCGTGCCGTTCCGCAGCATCGAACAGGTCACCGGCACCGGGCTCAACACCACCACCTTCATCATCAACCGCCCGACCAACGCATCGGAAGGCGTACTGAAGGGCGCCGAAATCGGCCTGGTCTACTTCCCCACTCTCCCCGGCCTGCTTAATGGCCTGGGCGTGCAGGGCAGCGTGACCTTCCTCGATTCGAAGCAGAACATCCCGATCCAGGATGCGTCGGGAACGGTGACCGGCGAAGTCGAGACGCCGTTCTTCGGCGTGTCGGACCTGTCGTACAACGTCACGCTCGCCTATGATAACGGCCCGGTCGGCGCGCGGCTCTCCTATGTGTGGCGCAAGGAATTCCTCAACAACAACGAGGCCTCGCTGTTCGCCAATCCGATCGGCATCTGGCGCCGCCCGGAAAAGAGCCTCGATCTCCAGCTGACGGCCAAGGTCAACCGGCGGCTGGCGGTCACGCTCGACGCGGTGAACCTCACCGAAGAGCTCAGCCAATCCTATTACGCATTCGGCGACGCGGGCGGACCCGACACGCACAGTTTCGGCACGTCGGTTCTCGGCCGCACCTTCGCGCTCGGCCTGCGCTACTCGTTCGACTGACCGGAGGGAACGCATCCGCATCGTCTGCCTCCTGCTCCCGGCGCTCCTTATCGGCGCTTCGGGAGCGAAGGTGCCGGCGCAGACCGCCCCGTCTGCGCCGGCATCGCTCAACGCGCGCCTCACGGGGGACATCGCCCCGATCCACGACCCGGCGATCCTCCGCCAGGGCGACACCTATTACCTGTTCACCACCAGCCAGGAGCGCGACGGCAAGGGGCTGATCCACATCCGCAGCTCGAAGGATCTGGCAACCTGGACGCGTTCGCACCCGGTGTTCGCCGAGATGCCGGCATGGGTGAAGGACGCGGTGCCCGGCGCGCGCGGTATCTGGGCGCCCGACGCGTTCTTCGCCGGGGGCGAATACCGCGTCTATTATTCGGTCTCGACCTTCGGGAAGAACCGCTCGGCGATCGGGCTGGTGACGACGCCTTCGCTCGAAAAGCCGGTGTGGACCGATCGGGGACAAGTGATCGCATCGGACCAGCGCGACGATTTCAATGCAATAGATCCCAACATCTTCGCCGACGACAAGGGCGGCCAATGGATGGCATTCGGCAGCTTCTGGTCGGGACTCAAGCTGGTCCGGCTCGATCCGAAGACCGGCCTGCGCTCGGCCGACACCAAGGTCCATGCGATCGCACGCCGCCCGAGCCCCGGCGCAGTCGAGGCGCCGTTCGTGATCCGCCGCGGCGGCTTCTATTATCTGTTCGCGTCCTACGACTTTTGCTGCCGCCGGGCGGAGAGCACCTA
This genomic stretch from Sphingomonas sp. LM7 harbors:
- a CDS encoding TonB-dependent receptor, with amino-acid sequence MALKRRILCSASLVALTSLAAPAAAQTDPVTSQETQDTLDQQTQDDIVVTGVRASLIEGLQNKRDATQIIESVVAEDVGKLPDNNVVEALQRVTGIQVTNRTGGEASAISIRGLSDITTTWNGRNIFTASGRQFALADIPANLVRRIDVYKTRAAEQIETGIAGQVDVFTRRPLDFDGFAFSASARGIYNEQADTFNPNVSALLSNRWSTGAGDIGVLVNVSYAKTKYRDQSVTAGAMVPFATATAPPAGWTPLERIQPTDGRAPGQQLWIPGLQPGLPTAPGSTLAINGANVPYYLSRDAVFMSDLYGERERPAVNAALQWAPNESSEYTFEFFWDGYRNTTFNNLFFTFVDWWGNLGPNPAGSFTLFPDTNIMKTRTVGAPFEFNSGDATKQRTDSFVYALSGKWSIGDRLKLAADAAYQKSEFNTEFLAMRTTRVANSVFVDFNQGGGITAFQFDNNVLLRDPAQWTVGELYDNANRNKGNAWTGTIDGDYDVGAFLKTISFGVRYDKRNASEASRAQDAPSLNRPFASLDPGFRFYNKPFFDGRSNVPRSWVVANGYYLFDHADDVRSLYRSTVDPGIQTSDALTLNENFNIDETTWAAYLQGDFELGPLRVQAGVRYVNVKTDMNFLDAISGAATGASATTDEFLPSATLRYDITDNLRLRFNYGKTLRRPNFVDLNPNLNLTGDLTNVGYGSGSGGNPDLAPTRATNYDAALEWYFENDSAIYATLFRREIDGLVVPFRSIEQVTGTGLNTTTFIINRPTNASEGVLKGAEIGLVYFPTLPGLLNGLGVQGSVTFLDSKQNIPIQDASGTVTGEVETPFFGVSDLSYNVTLAYDNGPVGARLSYVWRKEFLNNNEASLFANPIGIWRRPEKSLDLQLTAKVNRRLAVTLDAVNLTEELSQSYYAFGDAGGPDTHSFGTSVLGRTFALGLRYSFD
- the araD1 gene encoding AraD1 family protein, with amino-acid sequence MAFRLVQFRNSAGERGVAAFLEDGAAVRLNGVSTTYELALAALREGASLESAARARAGEAVDLTAAEAEGRLLGPIDHPDAAHCYVTGTGLTHLGSAEGRDKMHKAAAGGTLTDSMRMFNMGLEGGKPTDGQPGVQPEWFYKGDGSSLVGPGEPLPSPHFALDGSEEPEIAGIYIIDDEGRPRRLGFALGNEFSDHITERGNYLWLAHSKLRHASLGAELLVGELPADVRGTSKIVRGGETLWEKPFLSGEANMSHAIANLEHHHFKYGLFRRPGDLHVHFFGTATLSFADGIKTEEGDVFEVIAAPFTLPLRNPLKTVPGGEASVIPL
- a CDS encoding alpha-N-arabinofuranosidase, with translation MKHWKQGLVSAAAVITMAAPALAQAPASVTVTVDTAKPGARIEPAIYGQFAEHLGRGIYEGLWVGTDSKIPNTNGYRNDVLAALKHIKVPVVRWPGGCFADEYDWRDGIGPKAKRPVRINRHWGGVTEDNAFGTHEFMNYSEMLGTDAYVAGNIGSMGPREMSQWVEYMTAEQGTLAEERKKNGRDKPWAVKYFGVGNETWGCGGSMRPEYSADLHRRYAEFVNAPAGKPKIVKVASGANASDYNFTDVMMRQARDRMNALSVHYYTLPTGKWDKKGAATGFNEDEWASTLGRAIFMDELISKHVEMMDKHDPEKKVALYVDEWGTWYDQESGSVPGFLYQQNSLRDAEVAALTLNIFHRHTDRVKMANIAQMINVLQAMILTDKGRMVLTPTYHVFDMYQPFQGATPYAADVKGPSYEKAGFKVPMIDVSAARGADGKLYLSLTNTDPNKPARVTTNLSGNARGRILTGPAIDTHNTFDRPNTIMPAPYSARSQGGKLTFDLPAKSVVVVAVD
- a CDS encoding arabinan endo-1,5-alpha-L-arabinosidase, which encodes MRIVCLLLPALLIGASGAKVPAQTAPSAPASLNARLTGDIAPIHDPAILRQGDTYYLFTTSQERDGKGLIHIRSSKDLATWTRSHPVFAEMPAWVKDAVPGARGIWAPDAFFAGGEYRVYYSVSTFGKNRSAIGLVTTPSLEKPVWTDRGQVIASDQRDDFNAIDPNIFADDKGGQWMAFGSFWSGLKLVRLDPKTGLRSADTKVHAIARRPSPGAVEAPFVIRRGGFYYLFASYDFCCRRAESTYYTVVGRSKDPKGPYLDRKGKKLTEGGGLIVLHADLDRSRRFVGPGHVAILREPKQDYIVYHAYDTQARGVPTLRIQPLGWTGDGWPVAL